One genomic region from Pseudoduganella dura encodes:
- a CDS encoding P-II family nitrogen regulator — MKMITAIIKPFKLDEVREALSAINVQGITVTEVKGFGRQKGHTELYRGAEYVVDFLPKTKIEAAVDDAIVEQAIEAIETAARTGKIGDGKIFVYNLEQVIRIRTGETGNDAL, encoded by the coding sequence ATGAAAATGATTACCGCCATCATCAAGCCGTTCAAGCTGGACGAGGTGCGTGAAGCCCTGTCCGCGATCAACGTGCAAGGGATCACCGTGACCGAAGTCAAAGGTTTCGGTCGCCAGAAAGGCCACACGGAGCTGTACCGCGGCGCCGAATACGTGGTCGACTTCCTGCCCAAGACCAAGATCGAAGCGGCGGTCGACGATGCCATCGTCGAGCAGGCCATCGAAGCCATCGAAACGGCTGCCCGGACCGGCAAAATCGGCGACGGCAAGATTTTCGTTTATAACCTGGAACAGGTCATCCGTATCCGGACCGGCGAAACCGGCAACGATGCGCTTTAA